A stretch of DNA from Sulfurovum sp. TSL6:
CTTCCCTAAAGATGGAAAAGCATTGTACGCACAGAATGGATGTGCTTCATGTCACTCAATTGATACGGATGCAGTTTTAGTTGGACCAAGCCTTAAAGGTATAGGTGACAAATATGACACTGCATATCTTAAAGATGCGATTACCAATCCAGATAAAGATGTTCCTGAAGGATTCTACCCAGGTATTATGCCAACGTTCAACCTTCCGGCTGAAGATCTTGAAACACTTATTAAATACATGGAAACAGGTAAATAATGATTAAAGACTTTTTCGTAGTCACCAAGTTTGTTCTCTCCTTTGCAGTCAGTTTATCTGCACTCTTTGCCTACATTATGGCAAAGGGAGAGATTGGTTTAGATATGTTTCTTGCTACCTTCTCTGTACTTCTCGTTGCGATGGGAGTTTCCACTCTTAATCAAGTACAAGAGTATAAAGAAGATTCCAAGATGGAAAGAACGAAGAATCGTCCTATAGCAGCAGGCCGTATGTCACCACGCACAGGAACGATCATTGCAGTTGTCCTGATCTTGATATCCTTTGCCTGCATATATGCACTCTTGGGGCTTACAGGCATAAACTTTTTTGCTTTTGCATTCATTTGGTATAACCTCATGTATACTCCTTTGAAAAAGAGATCTGCTGTAGCAGTTGTACCAGGAGCGATATTAGGTGTTATTCCACCGGCTATCGGGTGGCTTGTTGCTGGTCATACGCTGTTTGAGTTAGAGTTCATTGCTTTAGCAGTCTATTATTTTATTTGGCAGGTACCACACTTTTGGCTATTGGTGATGCTCTTTCATGGAGATTACAAGGAAGGTGGTTATCCAACAGCAATGCGCCTCTTTGGTGAAGGGACACTGCAAAGACTTACATTTGTGTGGCTGGTACTGACTATACATGCAGGTGTATTCTTGGTCTATACATTTAATGTCTATTCAAATATTACCGTGGCGCTTTCTGCAGCACTGGGTGTATGGGCATTTATCACATCTCTAAAATTGCTTAAAAAAGAGTTTAAACTCACAGATGCACGTGCAATTTTCTGGAAAATTAATGCAGCATTTTTAGGTATTATCATACTTCTCAGCATTGATGAGTATGTCAAACATCATCTCTAACGATATTTTCAATAGCAGAATTTTTCTGCTATTAAACTACAGTTTATTAAAACTTACTACACTTATATGAGTTACATTTTAAGGGACAACCATGCAAGAAAAACAATATAGCATTCAAACTATCATAAAGAGTGTGTTTAAAGAAAAGAATCACACGATCAATAAAAGACTTATTTATGATAATGCACAGTTTGGGGGATTAAGCAACAAGTGGATCAAACTGGCGTTTCTTATTTTACCATTTGCTATGTATGCCGCAATCTTTAACCCGGTATCTTTTAAAGAGTTAGGTATAGCTCAAGCCATTGTATTTTATATTATACTCCTTGTGTTTGCCATGCAAATTGTTGTGGCGGTCTCTTACTTTAATAATAAAAAGGTGCTAAAAACAGCTGCCAAAGCATGGGAGGCCTATTTCCCTGGTATTGATTTTAAAATGATACTCTCTTCTGGTGTAACACCTTATGCTGATTTCAAAAAATATTATGAATCAGCACTTACAGAGGCTTTAGAGGAAGATGCACTAAAGGCGAGAATGACTGAATCATTCCAAAAGATGGAAATGGAAAACATTCACCTTGTTGAGGCAATGAAAAAAGATAAAGAGAAAAAAGAAGGTAAATAGTATGTTAAAGATTATCGTATCATTAAGCCTATGTATTTTGTCTACGCTCTCAGCTTCACAAAGTGATGTGTTAAAAGTGTTGTGTAGTGACAATAATGGAACAGCATGTTATGAGTATGGCCTCCCTAAAGTAACAGGTGATAATGCAAAGGTACAAGATATCAAAGAAGAGGGGTTGAGCTATATACGTAAAGCATGTACTCTAGGAGAGGATAGAGCATGTGACCTTATGGGGGATAATTACTATAAGGATCAAAATTACCGCGCGGCTATACCTTATCTTGAAGAATCATGTGCAAGAAGTGTGAAATTTGCCTGTGAAGCTATGGGAACGATCTATCGTGATGGTCATGATGTAAGGCCTGATGATGTCAAATCTAGAGAGTTTTATGAAAAGGCGTGTGAACTAAAAAGCGGTGATGCATGCTTCGCAGTGGCGATCATTTATCGTGGTGGCTTTGGTGTTGAGAAAAACAGAACAAAAGAAAAAGAATTTTACAAAAAAGGTTGTGATACTGGATTGAAAGCCGGATGTGATCGATATACTGAATTGGACAACGAAGACAAGGGTATAGAAACCGGGATCTGGGCTACGATAAAAAGCTGGTTTAAATAGTTTTCTTTCCTTTCAAGAGATTATTTAGGAGAATATTACTCCTAAAAAAATCAATAAAATTGATAAATTAAGTGAGAGTTAATTTCTCTTTTGATGCCTTAAATCACTCCATAATTACGTCAAATGTAACCATTTATCCCATATATATACATTAAATAATTATTTAAGTCCCAATATAATCAAATAAGATTATAATTATTATTGAGTGTTGTAATTTTATGACATAGAATTTATACAAGGGGGTATGCATGCAATCAAACGCAGCATTGGAATATGATTATTCATTGGCAAAAAAGTTTACCTTTTTAACTATTTTGTTTGGATTTTTAGGAATGTTGATCGGTACGATTATTGCCGCACAAATGGCATTTCCTGAATTAAACTATCTATTGGGTGAGTATGGGACATTCTCAAGACTCAGACCACTTCATACAAATACCGTAGTATTTGGATTTACGGTTTCAGCAATCTTTGCTACTTGGTTTTATATAGGGCAAAGAGTCCTTAAAGTATCTATGGCAGAATCGAAGTTTTTGATGGTGGTCGGAAACATTCAGTTTTGGCTATACTTTGTGGGCGCGTTGATCGCAACAGTATCATTACTATTGGGTATCTCCAGTGGTAAAGAGTATGCTCAGTATGAGTGGTGGGTTGATCTTGTTGTTGTTGTAATCTGGGTACTTTGGGGTGTTGGTATGATGGGTCTTATAGGTATCAGAAGAGAGAAAGCACTTTATATCTCTGTATGGTACTATCTTGCATGTTTCCTTGGTATTGCTATGCTTTATCTTTTCAACAATATGTCAATTCCTACTTATTTCGCAACAGAGGGTCTAGGTGCAATCACTCACTCTGTATCTATGTATTCAGGTACGAATGATGCACTAGTACAATGGTGGTATGGTCATAATGCGGTTGCATTTGGTTTTACAGTGCCTATTGTTGGTATGATCTACTACTTCCTTCCAAAAGAGTCTGGACAAGCGATCTATTCATATAAGCTTTCTTTACTTTCTTTCTGGGGATTGATGTTCGTTTACCTTTGGGCTGGTTCTCACCACCTTTTATGGTCAACAGTTCCGGACTGGATGCAAACAATGGGTTCTGCGTTCTCTGTAGTACTAATCTTGCCATCATGGGGTTCAGCGATCAATATGCTCCTTACGATGAAAGGTGAGTGGAATCAGTTAACCGACAATCCACTGATCAAATTTATGGTACTTGCATCAACATTCTATATGTTGTCAACCATTGAAGGTCCTATCCAAGCGATCAAATCAGTCAATGCAATTGCACACTTTACTGACTGGATTCCAGGTCACGTGCATGATGGTGTACTTGGTTGGGTTACATTTATGATCATGGCTTCACTGTTCCATATGGCACCGCGTATGTTTAAAAGAGAAATTTACTCTAGAAAAATGATGGAGACACAGTTCTGGCTTCAAACAACAGCGGTTGTACTTTACTTTACATCTATGTGGATCGCAGGTATTACACAAGGTATGATGTGGAGAGCAGTAGATGAGTATGGTAACTTGATGTATAGCTTCATCGATACGGTCAATGTACTTCATCCTTACTACACAATCAGAGCGCTTGCAGGTGTAATGTACCTTATTGGTTTCATTATGTTCGCTTACAATATGTATAAAACTATGACTTCTGCTAAAGAGATTACAGAAGAACCACAGTTTAGAACACCTATGGCATAAGGGAGGTAGTTTATTATGTTTTTTCATTGGTTAGAAAAAAATCCATTCTTCTTTGCTTCGGGGATTTCGATCGTTATCGCATTTGCAGGACTTATTGAGATCGTACCGAACTTTGCGAAGGCGGCAAGACCGGTAGTAGACCTTAAACCTCGTACTGTACTTGAACTTGCAGGTAAAAATGTCTATATTAAAGATAACTGTATGTCATGTCACTCACAGCTTATCCGTCCATTTAAATCTGAGACGGATCGTTATGGTGATTATTCACTTTCAGGTGAGTATGCTTTTGACAGACCATTCCTTTGGGGTTCTAAAAGAACAGGTCCGGACCTTCACCGTGTAGGAAACTACAGAACAACTGATTGGCATGAAAATCACATGTTGAATCCTGCTGAGATCGTACCTGGTTCTATTATGCCGGCATATAAACATCAGTTTACAAACTTGGCTGATATTGAAACTGCTTATGCAGAAGCGGTAACAGTTAAAAATGCATTTCACACACCATATGGACCTGAGTTTAAAAGAACCAGAGCTGCATGGGAAGCACACAGACCAAAAGTTCTTGCAGACGCAAAAGCGATTGCTGATGATATGAAAAACAAAGATGTTAAAGAAGCAGTTGCGAATGGTCAAGTACCTGAGATCGTAGCACTTATTGCTTATCTTAACAGCTTGAAGTAGAGTGATAAAATGGACATTAGAGATATTCAAGGCTATGCCAGTTTCTTTATGACCATTTTTTTGGTAGTGATGCTGTACGGGTATATTATACACCTGTACAGAAGTGAAAAAAAAGGTGAGCGTGATTATGAAAAATATGGGAATATTGCACTTGATGATGAAGTGACAAGTACACCCGTAGAAGATAAACCCGCGTCACAAAGAGAATATAAGGAGGAGAATAAATGAATGCATTAATGATAAAAGCGCTGGCATTTGCAGCAGTGTTGATCATAGCAACTATAGCTGTTGTAACGAGTCTGGATATCGATATCTTTGCAGATTCGGTCAATGCGATAACAATGGGGGGAGCTATTGCGATTGCAACGATCACAGCATCAGTTGCAGTTAAATATGTGAATCAGATGAAAACAGACACAGCATCTGGTAAGCTTGCAGAGGAAAACTGGGATGGGATCGGTGAGTATGAAAATGAACTACCTTCGGGTTGGGCATATTCATTTTTAGCCGTTTTTCTTTGGTCAATGTGGTATGGACTGATAGGGTATCCTGTGAACGCGTATAGCCAGATCGGTGAGTACAATGAAGATGTTTTGGCATATAATGCGAAGTTTGAAGAGATACACAAAAATGCAGATGAAGCAACACTTAAAGAGATGGGTGAGTCTATCTTTTTGGTACAATGTCAGCAATGTCATGGGGTGACAGGAGATGGTCTTTCCGGTAAAGCACAAGACTTTACTGCTAGAATGAGTAAAGAGCAAGTATTGGATGTGATCAATAATGGTTCAAATCAATTGGGTTATCCTATGGGTGCAATGCCTGCTGGTATGGCGCAAGGCGCAGACGCTGAGGCGATCGCTGTATATATTGCCGGTGGTATGAAGGGTGAACAGCCTGCAGCATTTGCAGCTTGTGGTTCTTGTCATGGAATGGATGGTAAAGGTAACAATGGTATGTCACCAAATCTTGTATCTTATGATGCTACATTGATGAACCATGTATTGCAAAATGGTAAAAAGGGTATGATCGGTAAAATGCCATCATTCAAAACGCTTATTACACCAGTACAAGAGAAAGCTTTGACTGTATATGTTCAGTCATTGTCAAAGTAAGGAGTTTCATATGGCAGAAAATACAAAACGAAGTCTATTTGGACTACATGGAATATTTGGGGTTTTGATCTCGATCGTAGGTTTACTTGCAATTTTGATCACATTGATGCTCATGGTTATCGTTGTACAGAGACATGCAGCAGTAAAGCCTTATGATCCGACAGCGATCAGAGATATACATAATGTTAAAATGATCGATGTAAATAATAAGCAGTTTGCATTTATAGATGCAGAGAAAAAGGATAAATAATGATTAAATATATGGATAAAGTACTTATCGCGTGTATGGCATTTGCAGCAGCAGCAGCATTATATTTGTCACTCAGTGGCAATCTTTTATACGTAGGATAAAATATGTTCAAAGCACAAGTAAGGGCAACCTTGCTTGCTTTGGTACTTCCACTTCTTCTAAACGCTACACATATACTCAAAGATGACATTCTAAAAATTGAAGCTTCACAACGCATCAATGAGATGGGTGATGAACTTTTTTCAAAAACAGGCATCAATGGATACGTAATAGCGACCAATGAGCACTTTCCTGTAGGTTTCAACTTGGTAGAGTATAGCAAGAAGTATGAAGCGCAGATGAGCAAGCCTTATGTTTTATTTATATTTGCCCCACAGGCACGGATCACAGATCAAACAGAAACAAAGGGTAGAGTGGGATTGATCCCTTCATCTGATGATCTTCGTAGTCTCTATGACTATGATGACGTAAGAGATGCTGCAGTGGATATCGTTTCCACTAAAGATAGTAATTCGGATGAAGATAAACATAACATTGGCGTGATACAGGCTTTTTCGGAGCTGGCAGAAGGTATTGCTCAGTCAAAAGGGGTTAAGCTGGCTACAACGATACCTAATGAGACACGTTATATGGTATGGGGATTAAGTGTTTTTGTCTACATCGGTTCACTGTTTGTACTCTGGATATTTGCAATTAGACCACTATATATGAGGATAAAAAATGGCAAAAAATAACGAAAAAACTTATTGGCCGCACATGATACTTGGATTTCTTGTGGTTGGGATCACATTAAGTTACTGGACTGTAAAGTCGGCCTCATCAATGCCCGTACAAGAGTCCAATCAATTCATGCTCAAGTATCAAATGGCTGATATGAATATCAACCAGATTATGGAGAGAAAAAAAGCATTTGACAAAGCATATAACATTCACATGGTTGATGCGGAAACAATGGTGATGACAGATAACGTCAATAGTAATCGACCTCAGTTTAACCCCGTAAAACTCTCACAAGGCATCAATACATTTACCTATGAAGTGCTTGCAAAAGACGGTACAAAAGTATCTGATGCAAATGTAACATTTTTATTGACACAGCCCCATAGTAGAAAAGAAGATAAACTTTTCACCAATGTGCCTTATAAAGATGGAAAATACCAAATCAGAGATGTAGAGATCACTAAAGCGGGAAGATACACCTTACAGCTAAGAGCAGAAGTGGGTGATACGATTGGTTACTCTGAAGTATCTGCTTATCTGAAACCCTAAGATGTAATCCTGAAGACAGGGTTAACCCTGTCTTCATCTTTATCTGTCAATATGACAGATTTTTCGTTTTTATCTTCTACACTATGCTATACTACTCAGCATGAATCAACTCCATATTTACCCCACATCACGAGCATTAAGAACAGTCAGTGCTGCACATAAAGAGCAAGATGGTTTTTTACCCGCACTCATGCGTATGGATGAGTTTGAACAGCGTGCTATTCTTCTGGAAGACAGAGTGCAGATAGATCCGCTGCAGCGCATTCTTCTTTTACGTGAAGCAGCGTGTTTCCAAGCCTTTGAAGACTTGAAAGTGAATCTTGAACTGGTACGGTTCTTTACCAAGAGTGATGCCTTGTTCAAATTCTTTGAAGAGTTGGCTGCCGAACAGATAAGCTTTGATATTTTGGCACAGGCAGATGCTTATGCAGAGTTCGAGACACACCTTGGCATACTGGAACAACTTTTTGAGAATTACAGAGGGCTTCTTGATGCACAAGGGTTTACGGATAAAGCATTCATTCCAAGTGCATATAGACTCAATGAGGGTTTTTTACAAAGTTATGAAAGCATAGAGATACACCTTGAAGGGTACTTGAGTCACTTTGAGTTGGAACTTATTGAAAAAATAGCCAAGAGAACACAGCTCATCATACATTACACAACCAGCTCATTTAATGTGAAGATGCAGGAACGTTTTGAAACATTGGGGATAGTTTTACCAAATCATGCACATGTCAGTTTTGATCTAACAGATAAAAAAATACTTACGACCCAGCCCAATGATGCAAAGATAAATGCTAATGTCTTTTCTGTGGAAGAACGACAAGAACAGATAGCTGTTGCCTTCGTCCAGATAGAAAAGATGGTCCGTTCCGGCATATCCCCGGAAGAGATCGTACTAATCTTGCCTGATGAAAGCTTTAAAGAGCACTTTACCCTATTTGATACCCAAAATAACCTGAATTTTGCGATGGGGTATGACTACGCAAATGGCCGTATCTACAAATCGCTTGAAGCACTTTATAAATATTGGCAAAGCTTTGATGCTGAACAGAGACAGATGTTGGAACGTTATGGATTTAACTTTGAAACGGTAGAAACATTATCTCCTGCAAAACGTTGTAAAATAGAGGAGTTTTTTAAGGCTGTAGACGGATTGGGATTATTAGAATGCGCACTGCTTGATGGTGAAAAAAAAGAGAAGATCAATGAACGGGTCTATGAAAAATATCTGCACTTCATGAAGATATTTGCAAAAGAGGAACTGAGTTTAAAAGAGTGGCTCTTCTTGTGGCTTAAAGCACTCTCCAAGATCACTATCGATGATGTACGAGGCGGAATGATCACGGTGATGGGTGTGTTGGAGACCAGAGGCATACATTTTGAAGGTGTGGTCATCGTCGATTTTAATGAAGGCATTGTACCGGCAGCTTCAAGCAAAGACCAGTTTCTTAACTCATCAGTCCGGGCCTTTGCCAATCTTCCTACGAAAAATGACAGAGAAGCGTTGCAAAAGCAGTATTATAAACGCTTACTGGAACAAGCCAAAGAGGTAGCAATACTCTACAGCAGCAGTGACAATAAACTCCCCTCAAAATTCCTTTATGAACTGGGACTTAAAAGTGCGGTACCAACACCGGTCCAAACCACCCTTCTTTATGACCAACCTTCACAGTTTGTAGATGAAAAAGATCCAGAGGTAGAGCATTTTAATGCGCAGGATATCACTTGGTCAGCTTCAAGACTGAAAACCTATTTGGAGTGTAAGAGAAAGTATTATTATCGGTATATACAAAAGATAGAGGCAAAGAAAGAAGAAGAGTTGAATGAAGGTGCATTTTTACATTTGCTCTTGGATCACTTATATAGAGAAAAAGGGTGTTATGACAATCAAGATGAGATGCAAAAAAACATAGATATCCTTTTAGATCGACTACTTCCTTATGATGATGCGCAAACTTCGTATAAAAAACTGCTGTGGAAAGAGAAATTAAAAGGATTTGTTACTTCCCAGGTAGAGCATTTTAAGGCGGATTGGAGCGTGGTGGAAAGAGAAGTGGAAGTGCAGGGCGAAATAGGGGGGCTACGCTTCAAAGGACGCATAGACCGTATAGACCAGAATGCTACAGATACACTTATACTTGACTATAAAAGCGGCTCAACTGCAGAGGCCAACAAAACGAAGAACCTGGAGAAACTCACAGATCTGCAGATGAGTATCTATCACCAAATGCTTGCAGGGAAATACCAGAATATCACTCTGGCATTCGTCAAAATACTCGAAGGTGGTACTATAGAAGAGATCACAGTCCTTGAAGAAAAAAATGCACTTTTGGCACAACACATTATAGCACTCAAACAGACAAACTCTTTTACGGCTGAAAAGTGTGAAGATCTGCAAAAATGCAAATACTGTGAATTTACTTTGATGTGTGGAAGAGGAGAGTATCTATGAGTTTCAAACCTTTTTTAGCCTACTCTGCTTCTGCAGGGTCCGGTAAAACATTTGCACTCTCTGTACGATACATATCATTGCTTTTTATGGGAGAATCTCCTAGTGCTATTTTGGCAGCGACTTTTACCAACAAAGCAGCAGCGGAGATGCGTCAAAGAGTAGTAGATTCTTTACGGGGCTTGGCTGATAAAAGCAATGAAGCGTTCACTGATGCGATCTGTATACAGACTGGACTCTCACGTGAGGCACTTTTACGAAAACAGCCTGAGGTTTTGGCACGGTTCCTGGCCAGTAGTTCCTACATTGTTACGCTTGACAGTTTTTTCTCTTCTATCTTGCGTTCGGCTTCTTTGGAGATAGGACTTGAACCGGACTTTGTTACCAAAGATCAGAGTGAAGATGAATTAGAAAAACATTTCCTGGATGAAGTGCAGGCAGCGGGATTACTCTCCTCTCTAGTAAAACTCTCTATGGACATCGAAGACAAACGTTTTATGAAGATCTTTGATCTGATGCAAAATTTTTATAAGGTGGATCCTTTGTTGCCTCAGCAAGAAGAGAGAGCTCTTTCTTTGGCCAAACAGGAAGAGGCATGTGAAACACTGAGAATCAAGATGATCAAAGCCCTTACAGATGCAGGGGCTGCAGCACGTTGTATGAAACAGTTTGATACAAAGGATATTAAAGCGTTATTTGCCAAGTCACTTTTTGAAAAAGAAACCTTGGGAGAACACTCATGGTTTAAAAAAGTAGCCAATGATGAGATAGAAGGGCTCTATGCTTTTCTCAAAAAAGAGTTAGCCCTTTGGTCGCAAGTTAAAGAGGCCATTGTTTTACATAACATCTTTAAGATATATGACTATTATAAAAATGCGACGATCACCAATGCAAAATCTTCGGGTGTTTTGAGTTTTGATGATTTGACCTATTTTACCTACAGGCTCTTGCATGAGAGTCTCAGTAAAGAGTTTTTATATTTCAAGATAGACTCTAAGTTTAAACATATACTGCTTGATGAATTTCAAGATACTTCTACCTTGCAGTTTTTACTCCTCAAACCGCTTATAGATGAGATATTTTCAGGGCATGGACAGAGTGAATTTAAGAGCTTTTTTTATGTGGGAGATACCAAACAGTCACTTTATCGTTTCCGTGGGGGAGTGGAAGAGCTCTTTGATAAAGTAGCCCAGAACTATGATGTAGATATACTCCCGATGGACACCAATTATAGAAGTTCTAAAAATGTGGTGGAACAAGTTAACCGCTGGTTTGAAGAAACCATGGAGGGTTACACAGCGCAAAAGAGCAAGCCTGGAGCGTCGGAAGGCTATGTGGAAGTGTTAGAGTCTGAAGATATCATAACAGAAGCAGTAACACAAGCTAAAAAACTTTTAGATCTTGGTGTAAATGTAGATGAGATCGCTTTTTTGGTACATACGAATAAAGATGGACAGAGTTTACAAGAAACTTGTGAACATGAAGGGATACATACCCTTTTAAAAACTTCTTCTTCTTTAAAAAATATGCCTAAAATAGCTGCCTTGGTTGCAATGTGTGAGTATCTGTTCTTTGGAGAGAAGATAGATGCTGAGGCGATGCTTCTCAAGGTAGGTAAAAGTTTGGAAGAGATAGATCTTTCCTGGTTCTCTGCTTTTATGTCTCCTTTACAGGTTGTGGATAGACTTGTACGCGAGTTTGGGTATTTTGACGAAGACTTGAATATTTTAAAACTTTTGGAATTTGCTTCTGACTTTTCTGATATACCAACATTTGTAGAAGAGTTTAAGACTTCAAGTATTGCTGTAGCATCCAATTCGTTACACGGTGCAAAGATCATGACGGTACATGGCTCCAAAGGCTTGGAGTTTGAATATGTCATACTGCTCGATAAACTTACACGTAAAAACAGTGATAAGTCGGCACTTATCTATCATTACAATGACAATCTTTATATAGATCAAATCCTCTACAGAACCAAAGGTAGAGAAAATTTTGATGGCGCATATAAACGGATTATGGAGGCGCGCAAGCTATCTGAACTTAAAGATAGAAAGAATGTTCTTTATGTGGCTTTGACCCGTGCAGTTGAAGGGCTTATTGTGCTTAGGAAACCTAAAGACTCTATATTTGATGAGATCAATATGGCACCTATGTCTGTAGGTGAACTTCAAGTGGAATCAATTCATGAGAGTAAAAAGACTTTACCTGAAAGAGTGAAAGAGTTGAGTATCTCAAACTATGGTACACAAGAGGTGCTCTCTGATGATGAGGAAGAAGAGAAAGATTATGAAGCTATCTTGTTTGGTACGGCTTTACATTATACTTTAGAGATGTTGGGTACCTTTGATAAAGAGAGTTTGGATGTTGCAATGCTTTCATTAAAAAATCGTTATGGACAGCAGCTGCCTGATCCAAGTATAGAACAGATAGAAATGCGTATCAAGCATTTGATAGACCATGAAGCATTCCAGCAGATACTAGATGGTGCCAAAGTCAGAAAAGAGCAGTCTCTTAGTTTTGAGGGAGAGTTGAAACAGATAGATCTTTTGCTGGAGTATGAGGATCACTGTTTGGTCATAGATTATAAGAGTTCAAAAAAGTATGCACTGAAACATGAAAAACAGGTAAGATATTATCAAAAGGCCATAGGCAATATCACAGGAAAAAGAACAGAAGGCAGGATCATTTATCTTTTAGAAG
This window harbors:
- a CDS encoding RecB-like helicase — translated: MSFKPFLAYSASAGSGKTFALSVRYISLLFMGESPSAILAATFTNKAAAEMRQRVVDSLRGLADKSNEAFTDAICIQTGLSREALLRKQPEVLARFLASSSYIVTLDSFFSSILRSASLEIGLEPDFVTKDQSEDELEKHFLDEVQAAGLLSSLVKLSMDIEDKRFMKIFDLMQNFYKVDPLLPQQEERALSLAKQEEACETLRIKMIKALTDAGAAARCMKQFDTKDIKALFAKSLFEKETLGEHSWFKKVANDEIEGLYAFLKKELALWSQVKEAIVLHNIFKIYDYYKNATITNAKSSGVLSFDDLTYFTYRLLHESLSKEFLYFKIDSKFKHILLDEFQDTSTLQFLLLKPLIDEIFSGHGQSEFKSFFYVGDTKQSLYRFRGGVEELFDKVAQNYDVDILPMDTNYRSSKNVVEQVNRWFEETMEGYTAQKSKPGASEGYVEVLESEDIITEAVTQAKKLLDLGVNVDEIAFLVHTNKDGQSLQETCEHEGIHTLLKTSSSLKNMPKIAALVAMCEYLFFGEKIDAEAMLLKVGKSLEEIDLSWFSAFMSPLQVVDRLVREFGYFDEDLNILKLLEFASDFSDIPTFVEEFKTSSIAVASNSLHGAKIMTVHGSKGLEFEYVILLDKLTRKNSDKSALIYHYNDNLYIDQILYRTKGRENFDGAYKRIMEARKLSELKDRKNVLYVALTRAVEGLIVLRKPKDSIFDEINMAPMSVGELQVESIHESKKTLPERVKELSISNYGTQEVLSDDEEEEKDYEAILFGTALHYTLEMLGTFDKESLDVAMLSLKNRYGQQLPDPSIEQIEMRIKHLIDHEAFQQILDGAKVRKEQSLSFEGELKQIDLLLEYEDHCLVIDYKSSKKYALKHEKQVRYYQKAIGNITGKRTEGRIIYLLEDEISIKSLN